Proteins co-encoded in one Actinomadura luteofluorescens genomic window:
- a CDS encoding alpha/beta fold hydrolase, with product MTTVTTPDGTRLAVEVEGAGPPLLFLHEVAGDLHDWRAQVAHFADRYTCVRYNARGYPPSDVPAAPDSYGQHIAVQDAIAVLDGLGFDAAHVVGLSMGGFCAVHLMLQRPERCLSATVAGAGYGSAPHQRTGFTEEARTAARMFREDVRAAADAYQNGPTRVQYRLKDPDGWRSFGERLAGRDPVGMSLTFSQVLAERPSLYDLRDRLAAVRTPVLLVVGDEDDGCLDVKVMLKRTIPRAALAVLPRTGHTLNLEEPAAFNAVLDDFLDKVTHGRWAPRDPATLGRGLVGMTSAHPEAEELP from the coding sequence ATGACCACCGTGACGACCCCTGACGGCACTCGCCTGGCGGTCGAGGTGGAAGGGGCCGGCCCGCCCCTGCTCTTCCTGCACGAGGTGGCCGGTGACCTGCACGACTGGCGCGCGCAGGTGGCGCATTTCGCCGACCGGTACACCTGCGTCCGTTACAACGCGCGCGGCTACCCGCCGTCTGACGTCCCAGCCGCCCCGGACAGCTACGGGCAGCACATCGCCGTCCAGGACGCGATCGCCGTCCTGGACGGGCTCGGCTTCGACGCCGCCCACGTCGTAGGTCTCTCGATGGGTGGCTTCTGTGCCGTCCACCTGATGCTGCAGCGCCCGGAACGCTGCCTCAGCGCGACGGTGGCCGGGGCAGGCTACGGCTCGGCGCCGCACCAGCGGACCGGGTTCACCGAAGAGGCGCGCACGGCCGCCCGAATGTTCCGAGAGGACGTGCGGGCCGCCGCGGACGCCTACCAGAACGGCCCCACGCGTGTGCAGTACCGGCTCAAGGACCCCGACGGATGGCGTTCGTTCGGCGAACGGCTCGCCGGACGCGACCCGGTCGGTATGTCGCTGACGTTCTCCCAGGTTCTTGCCGAACGTCCCTCGCTGTACGACCTGCGCGATCGCCTGGCGGCGGTGCGGACCCCCGTCCTGCTGGTCGTCGGCGACGAGGACGACGGTTGCCTCGACGTCAAGGTCATGCTCAAGCGGACCATCCCCAGGGCCGCCCTCGCGGTGCTGCCGCGTACCGGCCACACCCTCAACCTGGAAGAGCCCGCGGCGTTCAACGCGGTGCTCGACGACTTCCTGGACAAGGTCACCCACGGCCGGTGGGCGCCCAGGGACCCCGCCACCCTGGGCCGAGGCCTTGTCGGCATGACGTCCGCACACCCCGAAGCAGAGGAGTTGCCATGA